The following are from one region of the Streptomyces tuirus genome:
- a CDS encoding mycoredoxin, giving the protein MLGTVTMYSTTWCGYCRRLKSQMDREGIAYTEINIEQDPDSAAFVEKANGGNQTVPTVLFPDGSTLTNPSLAQVKQKIGA; this is encoded by the coding sequence ATGCTGGGCACTGTGACGATGTACAGCACCACGTGGTGCGGCTACTGCCGCCGGCTGAAGAGCCAGATGGACCGCGAGGGCATCGCGTACACCGAGATCAACATCGAGCAGGACCCGGATTCCGCCGCGTTCGTGGAGAAGGCGAATGGCGGAAACCAGACAGTGCCCACCGTCCTGTTCCCGGACGGCTCGACGCTCACGAACCCGTCGCTGGCGCAGGTGAAGCAGAAGATCGGCGCCTAG
- a CDS encoding dipeptidase — protein MSQTPDSVVRTYIQQHRAAFLDDLTEWLRIPSVSAQPDHAPDVRRSADWLAAKLKETGFPTAEVWQTAGAPAVFAEWPSDDPQAPTVLVYGHHDVQPAAREDGWESEPFEPVVRGNRLYARGAADDKGQVFFHTLGVRAHLAATGRTTPAVHLKLLVEGEEESGSPHFRALVELHAERLTADAVIVSDTGMWSEDTPTVCTGMRGLAECEIRLHGPDQDIHSGSFGGAVPNPATAAARLVAALHDEHARVAIPGFYDGVVELTDRERELLAELPFDEQQWLRTAKSYAAQGEAGYTTLERIWARPTAEVNGIGGGYQGPGSKTIIPSSALVKLSFRLVAGQDPGHVEKAVRAWAEQQVPPGIRCDVTFSGATRPCLTPLDHPALESVTRAMGRAFEKPVRFTREGGSGPAADLQDVLGAPVLFLGISVPSDGWHAPNEKVELDLLLKGVETTAYLWGDLAENWRHAP, from the coding sequence ATGAGCCAGACCCCGGACAGCGTCGTCCGTACGTACATCCAGCAGCACCGCGCCGCCTTCCTCGACGACCTCACCGAGTGGCTGCGCATCCCGTCGGTGTCCGCCCAGCCGGACCACGCGCCCGACGTACGACGCAGCGCCGACTGGCTCGCCGCCAAGCTGAAGGAGACCGGCTTCCCGACGGCCGAGGTCTGGCAGACCGCGGGTGCGCCCGCCGTCTTCGCCGAGTGGCCCAGTGACGACCCGCAGGCGCCCACGGTCCTGGTCTACGGCCACCACGACGTGCAGCCCGCCGCCCGGGAGGACGGCTGGGAGAGCGAGCCCTTCGAGCCGGTCGTGCGCGGGAACCGCCTCTACGCGCGCGGGGCGGCCGACGACAAGGGCCAGGTGTTCTTCCACACCCTCGGCGTCCGCGCCCACCTCGCCGCCACCGGCCGCACCACCCCGGCCGTGCACCTCAAGCTGCTCGTCGAGGGCGAGGAGGAGTCCGGCTCCCCGCACTTCCGGGCCCTGGTCGAGCTGCACGCCGAGCGGCTCACCGCCGACGCCGTGATCGTCTCCGACACCGGCATGTGGTCCGAGGACACCCCCACCGTCTGCACCGGCATGCGCGGCCTCGCCGAGTGCGAGATACGCCTGCACGGCCCCGACCAGGACATCCACTCCGGCTCCTTCGGCGGCGCCGTACCCAACCCGGCGACGGCCGCCGCCCGCCTGGTCGCCGCCCTGCACGACGAGCACGCACGCGTGGCGATCCCCGGCTTCTACGACGGCGTGGTCGAACTCACCGACCGCGAGCGCGAACTCCTCGCCGAACTGCCCTTCGACGAGCAGCAGTGGCTGCGCACGGCCAAGTCCTACGCGGCCCAGGGAGAGGCCGGCTACACCACCCTGGAGCGGATCTGGGCCCGCCCCACCGCGGAGGTCAACGGCATCGGCGGCGGCTACCAGGGCCCCGGCAGCAAGACGATCATCCCCTCCTCCGCCCTGGTGAAGCTGTCCTTCCGCCTGGTGGCGGGCCAGGACCCCGGCCATGTGGAGAAGGCCGTCCGCGCCTGGGCCGAGCAGCAGGTGCCGCCGGGAATCCGCTGCGACGTCACGTTCAGCGGGGCCACGCGCCCGTGCCTGACGCCGCTCGACCACCCGGCTCTGGAGTCGGTCACCCGCGCCATGGGCCGGGCGTTCGAGAAGCCGGTCCGCTTCACGCGCGAGGGCGGCTCCGGACCGGCGGCCGACCTCCAGGACGTCCTCGGCGCCCCGGTGCTGTTCCTGGGCATCTCCGTCCCCTCGGACGGCTGGCACGCCCCGAACGAGAAAGTCGAACTCGACCTCCTCCTCAAGGGCGTCGAGACCACCGCGTACCTGTGGGGTGACCTCGCCGAGAACTGGCGCCATGCGCCCTGA
- a CDS encoding ATP-dependent DNA helicase gives MPARITDPEQLKQLLGIPFTPEQTACITAPPAPQVIVAGAGSGKTTVMAARVVWLVGTGQVAPEQVLGLTFTNKAAAELAERVRKALVKAGVTDPDAIDPDNPPGEPVISTYHAFAGRLLTDHGLRIGLEPTSRLLADATRFQLAARVLREAPGPYPALTRSFPDLVGDLLALDSELAEHLVRPEALRAYDAELLLTLRGAKLSNADLRKVPEAAAARRELAELVTRYRTAKRERDLLDFGDQIALSARLAGTPEVGQVLRDEFRVVLLDEYQDTSVAQRVLLAGLFGEGTGHPVTAVGDPCQAIYGWRGASVANLDDFPEHFPHADGRPATRQSLSENRRSGGRLLDLANGLAEPLRALHAGVEALRPAPGAERDGIVRCALLPTHAEEIDWAADSVAHLVRTGTAPGEIAVLCRTATDFAEIQGALVARDIPVEVVGLSGLLHLPEIADLVAVCEVLQDPGANASLVRLLTGPRWRIGPRDLALLGRRARLLVAHARVADDDDQDRRLAEAVEGVDPSEVISLADALDTFLETPLDGRGDDDGLPFSPDARVRFARLATELRELRRSLADPLMDVLHRVLAVTGLEVELSASPHALAARRRETLSNFLDVAASFAAGDNEASLLAFLGFLRTAAQYEKGLDNALPGGENTVKVLTAHKSKGLEWDVVVVPGLVTGTFPSSQGREKWTSQGKVLPHGLRGDADTLPDVTSWDAKGLKAFHEAMKDHQHTEELRLGYVTFTRPRSLLLGSGHWWGPTQKKRRGPSAFLQALYEHCEAGYGEIEAWADEPAEDEDNPALHRATADQVWPLPLDAAALARRRAAAETVLAHLEGLASEEAGHPAAVHDPDALDDPEWPPPPEDDEPPYDEPDPFDYDEDPFDHDEDAFDDEALDAPASPAPQEEDAIDGDAFTEADGPADGDARPAHAPTVPHQAGPPEPQDPRRHPRPHLTPEEARTIASWDRDLDALTGELLRARDSVTEVPLPTSLTASQLLLLAADPDGLAQELARPMPRPPQPAARRGTRFHAWVEARFEALTLPMLEPEELPGSDAEISDERDLESLKEAFEQTEYAHRTPYRVEVPFQLALAGRVVRGRIDAVYKVGDGERATYEIVDWKTNRARTADPLQLAVYRIAWAEQQGVPPEAVTAAFLYVRSGEIVRPDGLPDRAALERLLSEEPPGEEPHSEEDGAGR, from the coding sequence GTGCCAGCCCGTATCACCGACCCCGAACAGCTCAAGCAGCTCCTCGGCATCCCGTTCACCCCGGAGCAGACGGCCTGCATCACCGCGCCGCCCGCCCCGCAGGTCATCGTGGCCGGAGCCGGCTCGGGCAAGACGACGGTGATGGCGGCACGCGTGGTGTGGCTGGTCGGCACCGGCCAGGTCGCCCCCGAGCAGGTGCTCGGCCTCACCTTCACCAACAAGGCCGCCGCCGAACTCGCCGAGCGCGTCCGCAAGGCGCTGGTCAAGGCCGGCGTCACCGACCCGGACGCCATCGACCCGGACAACCCGCCGGGCGAGCCGGTGATCTCCACCTACCACGCGTTCGCGGGCCGCCTACTGACCGACCACGGCCTGCGCATCGGTCTCGAGCCCACGTCCCGGCTGCTCGCCGACGCCACCCGCTTCCAGCTTGCCGCGCGTGTGCTGCGCGAGGCCCCCGGGCCCTACCCGGCCCTGACCCGTTCCTTCCCGGACCTCGTCGGCGACCTCCTCGCCCTCGACTCCGAACTCGCCGAGCACCTCGTGCGCCCGGAGGCACTGCGCGCGTACGACGCCGAACTGCTGCTGACCCTGCGAGGCGCCAAGCTCAGCAACGCCGACCTGCGCAAGGTCCCGGAAGCCGCGGCCGCCCGGCGCGAACTCGCCGAGCTGGTCACCCGCTACCGGACCGCCAAGCGCGAGCGGGACCTGCTCGACTTCGGCGACCAGATCGCCCTGTCGGCCCGGCTCGCCGGAACCCCCGAAGTGGGCCAGGTCCTGCGCGACGAGTTCCGCGTGGTCCTGCTCGACGAGTACCAGGACACCTCGGTCGCCCAACGCGTCCTCCTGGCGGGCCTGTTCGGCGAGGGCACCGGCCACCCCGTCACCGCCGTCGGCGACCCGTGCCAGGCGATCTACGGCTGGCGCGGCGCCTCCGTCGCCAACCTCGACGACTTCCCCGAGCACTTCCCCCACGCCGACGGCCGGCCCGCGACCCGCCAGTCCCTCAGCGAGAACCGCCGCAGCGGCGGCCGCCTCCTCGACCTCGCCAACGGTCTCGCGGAGCCCCTGCGCGCCCTCCACGCGGGCGTGGAGGCCCTCCGCCCGGCCCCCGGCGCCGAACGCGACGGCATCGTCCGCTGCGCTCTGCTGCCCACCCACGCCGAGGAGATCGACTGGGCCGCCGACTCCGTCGCCCACCTCGTCCGGACCGGAACCGCGCCCGGCGAGATCGCCGTCCTGTGCCGCACCGCGACCGACTTCGCCGAGATCCAGGGCGCCCTGGTCGCCCGGGACATCCCGGTGGAGGTCGTCGGCCTGTCCGGGCTGCTGCACCTTCCCGAGATCGCCGACCTCGTCGCCGTCTGCGAGGTCCTCCAGGACCCCGGCGCCAACGCCTCCCTGGTGCGCCTGCTCACCGGCCCGCGCTGGCGCATCGGCCCGCGCGACCTCGCCCTCCTGGGGCGGCGCGCCCGGCTCCTCGTGGCCCACGCGCGCGTGGCGGACGACGACGACCAGGACCGCCGCCTGGCCGAAGCCGTCGAAGGGGTGGACCCGTCCGAGGTGATCTCCCTCGCGGACGCCCTCGACACCTTCCTCGAAACACCACTGGACGGCCGCGGGGACGACGACGGACTGCCGTTCTCGCCCGACGCGCGCGTGCGCTTCGCCCGGCTGGCCACCGAACTGCGCGAGCTGCGCCGCTCCCTGGCCGACCCGCTGATGGACGTCCTGCACCGCGTCCTCGCCGTCACCGGCCTGGAGGTCGAGCTGTCGGCTTCCCCGCACGCCCTGGCCGCCCGCCGCCGCGAGACCCTGTCCAACTTCCTGGACGTCGCCGCCTCCTTCGCCGCCGGCGACAACGAGGCGTCCTTGCTCGCCTTCCTCGGCTTCCTGCGCACCGCCGCCCAGTACGAGAAGGGCCTCGACAACGCCCTGCCCGGCGGCGAGAACACCGTCAAGGTGCTCACCGCCCACAAGTCCAAGGGCCTGGAGTGGGACGTCGTGGTCGTCCCCGGCCTGGTCACCGGCACGTTCCCCAGCAGCCAGGGCCGCGAGAAGTGGACCTCCCAGGGCAAGGTCCTGCCGCACGGGCTGCGCGGCGACGCCGACACCCTGCCCGACGTGACGTCCTGGGACGCCAAGGGCCTGAAGGCCTTCCACGAGGCCATGAAGGACCACCAGCACACCGAGGAGCTCCGCCTCGGCTACGTCACCTTCACCCGCCCCCGCTCCCTCCTCCTGGGCTCCGGCCACTGGTGGGGGCCCACTCAGAAGAAGCGCCGCGGGCCGTCCGCGTTCCTCCAGGCCCTCTACGAGCACTGCGAAGCCGGGTACGGCGAGATCGAGGCCTGGGCGGACGAACCAGCCGAGGACGAGGACAACCCGGCCCTGCACCGGGCGACGGCCGACCAGGTCTGGCCCCTGCCCCTGGACGCGGCGGCCCTGGCCCGCCGCCGCGCCGCCGCCGAGACCGTCCTGGCCCACCTCGAGGGCCTCGCGTCCGAGGAGGCCGGGCACCCCGCGGCCGTGCACGACCCGGACGCCCTCGACGACCCGGAGTGGCCGCCGCCCCCCGAGGACGACGAGCCTCCCTACGACGAACCGGACCCCTTCGACTACGACGAAGACCCCTTTGACCACGACGAAGACGCCTTCGACGACGAGGCCCTCGACGCACCGGCCTCCCCGGCGCCCCAAGAAGAAGACGCCATCGACGGAGATGCCTTCACGGAAGCAGACGGGCCGGCGGACGGAGACGCACGGCCGGCGCACGCCCCCACGGTCCCCCACCAGGCGGGACCACCGGAACCCCAGGACCCCCGGCGACACCCCAGGCCGCACCTCACCCCGGAGGAAGCCCGCACCATCGCCTCCTGGGACCGCGACCTCGACGCCCTCACCGGCGAGCTCCTGCGCGCCCGCGACAGCGTCACCGAGGTCCCCCTGCCCACGTCCCTCACGGCCTCCCAGCTGCTGCTCCTGGCCGCCGACCCGGACGGCCTCGCCCAGGAGCTGGCCCGCCCCATGCCCCGGCCACCCCAGCCGGCCGCCCGCCGCGGCACCCGCTTCCACGCCTGGGTCGAGGCCCGTTTCGAAGCGCTGACGCTGCCCATGCTGGAGCCGGAGGAGCTGCCGGGCAGCGACGCGGAGATCTCCGACGAACGGGACCTGGAGTCCCTCAAGGAGGCCTTCGAGCAGACCGAGTACGCGCACCGCACGCCCTACCGGGTGGAGGTCCCCTTCCAGCTGGCGCTCGCCGGCCGCGTCGTACGGGGCCGCATCGACGCCGTCTACAAGGTGGGCGACGGTGAGCGCGCGACCTACGAGATCGTCGACTGGAAGACCAACCGCGCACGTACCGCCGATCCCCTCCAGCTGGCCGTCTACCGCATCGCATGGGCCGAGCAGCAGGGCGTCCCCCCGGAGGCCGTCACGGCCGCGTTCCTGTACGTACGCAGCGGTGAGATCGTCCGCCCCGACGGCCTGCCGGACCGCGCGGCACTGGAGCGGCTGCTCAGCGAGGAGCCGCCCGGTGAGGAACCGCACTCCGAGGAGGACGGTGCGGGCCGATAG
- the nudC gene encoding NAD(+) diphosphatase — translation MTTWTDPNADRPISLTAPSGIDRAAHHRLDEAWLAAAWSHPTTRCFVVSGGQVLIDETADGRTELVMTPSFEAPLTEAHRYFLGNDEDGVSYFALQKDSLPGRMDQSARPAGLREAGALLSARDVGLMVHAVGLENWQRTHRFCSRCGERTVIAAAGHIRRCPACGAEHYPRTDPAVIMAVTDEDDRILLGRQVHWPEGRFSTLAGFVEPGESIEQSVRREVLEEVGVSVGQVEYVASQPWPFPSSLMLGFMARATSTEIEVDGDEIHEARWFSREELHAAFESGEVLPPYGISIAARLIELWYGKPLPTRSVA, via the coding sequence GTGACCACCTGGACCGACCCCAACGCCGACCGCCCCATCTCGCTCACCGCCCCGAGCGGCATCGACCGGGCCGCTCACCACCGGCTCGACGAGGCCTGGCTCGCGGCGGCGTGGAGCCACCCGACGACGCGCTGTTTCGTCGTCTCCGGCGGACAGGTCCTCATCGACGAGACGGCGGACGGACGCACCGAACTCGTCATGACCCCGTCCTTCGAGGCCCCTCTCACCGAGGCCCACCGCTACTTCCTCGGCAACGACGAGGACGGCGTCAGCTACTTCGCCCTCCAGAAGGACTCCCTGCCCGGGCGCATGGACCAGTCCGCACGCCCGGCAGGCCTGCGCGAGGCGGGCGCGCTGCTGTCGGCCCGCGACGTGGGCCTGATGGTGCACGCGGTGGGCCTGGAGAACTGGCAGCGCACGCACCGTTTCTGCTCACGCTGCGGCGAGCGCACCGTCATCGCCGCCGCCGGGCACATCCGCCGCTGCCCGGCCTGCGGCGCGGAGCACTACCCGCGCACGGACCCGGCCGTGATCATGGCCGTGACCGACGAGGACGACCGCATCCTGCTCGGCCGCCAGGTCCACTGGCCCGAGGGCCGCTTCTCGACGCTGGCGGGCTTCGTCGAGCCCGGTGAGTCCATCGAGCAGTCGGTGCGCCGGGAGGTCCTCGAGGAGGTCGGCGTCAGCGTCGGCCAGGTCGAGTACGTCGCCAGTCAGCCCTGGCCCTTCCCGTCCAGCCTCATGCTGGGCTTCATGGCCCGCGCGACCTCGACCGAGATCGAGGTCGACGGTGACGAGATCCACGAAGCCCGCTGGTTCTCCCGCGAGGAGCTGCACGCCGCCTTCGAGTCCGGCGAGGTGCTCCCGCCCTACGGCATCTCGATCGCGGCCCGCCTGATCGAGCTCTGGTACGGCAAGCCGCTCCCGACGCGGAGCGTCGCCTGA